A region of [Bacteroides] pectinophilus DNA encodes the following proteins:
- the recF gene encoding DNA replication/repair protein RecF encodes MIVKSINLKDYRNYELLNIELSDKTNIIYGDNAQGKTNILESMYVGATTKSHRGSKDKELIRFGCDEAHIKMIVCRNDIDYRIDMHIKKNKAKGIAVNGIPLKRSVELFGIVNMVFFSPEDLNIIKDGPAERRRFMDMELSQLDKVYVFNLMQYNKVLMQRNKLLKDIAFRPDSMDTLDVWDMQLVRYGEEVIKGRTEFVIKLNDIVSRIHSKLSGGREELKIEYLPSADSGELGSCTASSRDKDIRFGATAYGPHKDDIIFYINGNDVRKYGSQGQQRTAALSLKLAEIELVRQTINDTPILLLDDVLSELDENRQNFLMESMGDIQTVVTCTGLEEFINNRISLDKVFKVVNGHVY; translated from the coding sequence ATGATAGTTAAGTCAATTAATTTAAAAGATTACAGAAATTACGAATTACTCAATATTGAATTATCCGATAAGACTAACATAATCTATGGCGATAATGCACAGGGAAAGACCAATATACTTGAGTCCATGTATGTAGGTGCGACAACAAAGAGCCACAGGGGAAGCAAGGACAAAGAGCTTATAAGATTCGGCTGTGACGAAGCACATATTAAGATGATTGTATGCAGGAATGATATTGATTACCGTATAGACATGCACATCAAGAAGAATAAAGCAAAAGGCATTGCAGTTAACGGTATACCGCTGAAGCGTTCGGTAGAGCTGTTCGGCATTGTCAATATGGTTTTTTTCTCTCCGGAGGACCTGAATATCATCAAGGATGGTCCGGCTGAGCGAAGAAGATTTATGGATATGGAGCTCAGCCAGCTTGATAAAGTTTATGTGTTTAATCTTATGCAGTATAACAAGGTTCTTATGCAGCGCAATAAGCTGCTCAAGGATATAGCTTTCCGTCCTGACAGCATGGATACGCTTGATGTGTGGGATATGCAGCTCGTCAGATACGGTGAAGAGGTAATAAAGGGAAGAACAGAATTTGTAATAAAGCTCAATGATATAGTCAGCAGAATACATTCCAAGTTGTCCGGAGGCAGGGAAGAGCTGAAAATTGAGTATCTTCCGTCAGCAGACAGTGGAGAGCTCGGAAGCTGTACCGCTTCATCAAGAGATAAGGATATACGCTTTGGAGCGACCGCTTACGGTCCGCACAAGGATGATATAATTTTTTATATAAATGGCAATGATGTCAGAAAATACGGTTCGCAGGGACAGCAGAGAACTGCGGCATTGTCACTTAAGTTAGCGGAGATAGAGCTTGTAAGACAGACAATTAATGATACACCGATTCTTTTACTGGATGATGTATTATCGGAGCTTGACGAGAACAGACAGAATTTTCTCATGGAGAGTATGGGGGACATACAGACTGTAGTTACGTGTACGGGATTAGAGGAGTTTATTAATAACAGAATCAGTCTCGACAAGGTGTTCAAAGTAGTGAACGGACATGTATATTAA
- the gyrB gene encoding DNA topoisomerase (ATP-hydrolyzing) subunit B, with the protein MAEYGAEQIQILEGLEAVRKRPGMYIGTTSSRGLHHLVYEIVDNAVDEALAGYCTEIDVLINKDNSITVTDNGRGVPVDINAKAGKPAVEVVFTILHAGGKFGGGGYKVSGGLHGVGASVVNALSEWLEVRVKRNGHIYEQRYQRGKVMEPLTIVGECPLEETGTMVHFLPDKEIFTETTVYEYDILKQRLREMAFLTKGIKIILRDEREGIEQERVFHYEGGIKEFVEYLNKSKTPLYEQIIYCEGVKNNVQVEVAMQHNDSYTESTFTFVNNINTPEGGTHLAGFKNALTKTFNDYARANRILKDSDQNLTGDDIREGLTAIVSVKIEDPQFEGQTKQKLGNTEARTAVDSVVSEQLTYFLEQNPAVAKAICEKSLLAQRARDAARKARDLTRRKTALESTSLPGKLADCTDKNPENCEIYIVEGDSAGGSAKTARSRATQAILPLRGKILNVEKARLDHVLGNAEIKAMITAFGTGIHDDFDISKLRYHKIIIMTDADVDGAHIATLLLTFLYRFMPELIKQGHVYLAQPPLYKIEKNKKVWYAYSDEELNNIMTEIGRDQNNKVQRYKGLGEMDAEQLWETTMDPEKRILLRVNMDDDSASELDVTFTTLMGDKVEPRREFIETNAKYVKNLDI; encoded by the coding sequence TTGGCAGAGTATGGTGCAGAACAGATTCAGATTCTTGAAGGACTGGAAGCTGTAAGAAAAAGACCGGGAATGTATATTGGTACAACCTCATCGAGAGGACTTCATCATCTGGTATATGAGATTGTTGATAATGCCGTAGATGAAGCACTTGCAGGATACTGTACTGAGATAGACGTGCTGATTAACAAGGATAATTCGATAACTGTTACTGATAACGGAAGAGGTGTACCTGTAGATATTAATGCAAAGGCAGGCAAGCCTGCAGTTGAGGTAGTATTTACAATTCTGCATGCCGGCGGTAAGTTCGGCGGTGGAGGATATAAGGTATCAGGCGGACTTCACGGTGTAGGTGCGTCTGTTGTTAATGCGCTTTCTGAGTGGCTTGAGGTACGTGTTAAGCGTAACGGACACATTTATGAGCAGAGATACCAGCGCGGCAAGGTAATGGAGCCGCTTACAATTGTCGGTGAATGTCCTTTGGAAGAGACCGGAACAATGGTACATTTTCTGCCTGATAAGGAGATATTTACCGAGACAACGGTTTATGAATATGACATTCTCAAGCAGAGATTAAGAGAGATGGCATTCCTTACCAAGGGAATTAAGATTATCTTAAGGGATGAGAGAGAAGGTATTGAGCAGGAGAGAGTGTTCCATTACGAGGGCGGAATAAAGGAATTTGTTGAGTATCTTAACAAGAGCAAGACTCCTCTTTATGAGCAGATTATATACTGTGAAGGTGTCAAAAATAATGTACAGGTTGAAGTTGCAATGCAGCATAATGATTCCTATACTGAAAGCACGTTTACATTTGTTAATAATATAAATACACCGGAGGGCGGAACACACCTTGCCGGCTTTAAGAACGCACTTACCAAGACATTCAATGATTATGCAAGGGCTAACAGGATTCTTAAGGACAGCGACCAGAATCTTACAGGTGATGACATAAGAGAAGGTCTCACTGCAATTGTAAGTGTTAAGATTGAAGACCCACAGTTCGAGGGACAGACCAAGCAGAAGCTTGGCAATACTGAAGCACGTACAGCAGTTGACAGTGTTGTAAGTGAGCAGCTCACATATTTCTTAGAGCAGAATCCTGCGGTTGCCAAGGCAATATGCGAGAAGTCACTGCTTGCACAGAGAGCAAGGGATGCCGCGCGTAAGGCAAGGGATCTTACAAGACGTAAAACCGCGCTTGAGTCAACAAGTCTTCCGGGCAAGCTTGCAGACTGTACGGATAAGAATCCTGAAAACTGTGAGATATATATTGTTGAGGGTGATTCTGCCGGCGGTTCAGCCAAGACTGCAAGAAGCCGTGCAACGCAGGCAATACTTCCTCTCCGCGGTAAGATACTTAATGTCGAGAAGGCAAGACTTGACCATGTGCTCGGCAACGCTGAGATAAAGGCGATGATTACCGCATTTGGTACGGGAATACATGATGATTTTGATATAAGCAAGCTTCGTTATCACAAGATAATTATTATGACGGATGCCGATGTTGACGGTGCGCATATAGCAACGCTGCTTCTTACGTTCCTGTACAGATTCATGCCGGAGCTTATCAAGCAGGGACATGTATATCTTGCACAGCCACCGCTTTACAAGATTGAGAAGAATAAAAAGGTATGGTACGCATACAGCGATGAGGAACTTAATAATATCATGACGGAGATCGGCCGTGACCAGAACAACAAGGTACAGCGTTATAAGGGCCTTGGTGAGATGGATGCCGAGCAGCTCTGGGAGACTACAATGGATCCGGAAAAGAGAATTCTTCTCAGAGTGAATATGGATGATGATTCTGCATCTGAGCTGGATGTAACATTTACAACTCTTATGGGAGATAAGGTAGAGCCTAGAAGAGAATTTATTGAAACTAATGCCAAGTATGTTAAGAATCTTGACATTTAA
- the gyrA gene encoding DNA gyrase subunit A has product MDEHIFDKVHDVDLQKTMEDSYIDYAMSVIASRALPDVRDGLKPVQRRILFSMIELNNGPDKPHRKCARIVGDTMGKYHPHGDSSIYEALVKLAQDFSTRYPLVDGHGNFGSVDGDGAAAMRYTEARLSRISMEMLADINKNTVDFIPNFDETEKEPTVLPSRYPNLLVNGTSGIAVGMATNIPPHNLREVINAVVKIIDNQVEEDRDTTIEEILNIVKGPDFPTGAMILGKMGIEEAYRTGRGKIRVRAVTDIEPMANGKNRIVVTELPYMVNKAKLIEKIAELVREKKIDGITDLRDESDRSGMRISIELRRDVNPNIVLNQLFKHTQMQDTFGVIMLALVDNQPKVLNLLDMLIYYLRHQKEVITRRTQYDLNKAEERAHILQGLMIALDNIDRVISIIRGSENVQTAKESLMKEFELSDVQAQAIVDMRLRALTGLERAKLEAEYAELIKKIEEYKAILADEKKLLGVIRTEILVIADKYGDDRRTSIGFDEFDISMEDIIPDEPVVIARTNLGYIKRMTLDNFKAQHRGGKGIRGMQTIDQDYIEDLFMTTSHHYLMFFTNTGRAYRMKAYEIPEAGRTARGTAVINLLQLQPGETITAVIPIREYNDNNYLFMATRNGIVKKTKVTEYSNIRKNGIQAITIRDNDELIEVKLTDDTKDIMLVTKLGMCIRFKETDVRPTGRTSMGVIGMDLMDEDQVVGMQIDSQGDSLLIVSEKGLGKRTLIEEFTTQHRGGKGVKCYKINEKTGNVVGVKAVDDTREIMLITTEGIIIRIKAQDISILGRITSGVKLINLEDGVTVASVSKVRRKPQDGDDHDADGFDEEDEEDSEDENNTDN; this is encoded by the coding sequence ATGGATGAACATATCTTTGACAAGGTTCATGATGTAGACCTGCAGAAGACAATGGAAGACTCATATATCGATTATGCCATGAGTGTAATCGCATCAAGAGCGCTTCCGGATGTAAGAGACGGTTTGAAGCCTGTGCAGAGAAGAATCCTCTTCTCAATGATAGAGTTGAATAACGGACCTGACAAGCCTCATAGAAAATGTGCCCGTATCGTCGGTGATACAATGGGTAAATACCACCCACACGGTGACTCATCAATATACGAGGCACTTGTTAAGCTTGCCCAGGATTTCTCGACAAGATATCCGCTTGTAGACGGACATGGTAACTTCGGTTCTGTTGATGGTGACGGTGCTGCCGCCATGCGATACACAGAGGCAAGATTAAGCCGTATTTCCATGGAGATGCTGGCAGACATAAATAAAAACACTGTTGATTTTATACCTAACTTCGATGAGACTGAGAAGGAGCCTACGGTGCTTCCTTCAAGATATCCTAATCTGCTTGTTAACGGAACATCAGGTATCGCGGTAGGTATGGCAACTAATATACCTCCGCATAATCTGCGCGAGGTTATTAATGCTGTTGTTAAGATTATAGATAATCAGGTTGAAGAGGACAGAGACACAACTATCGAGGAGATACTTAATATTGTTAAGGGACCTGACTTCCCTACCGGAGCCATGATTCTTGGCAAGATGGGAATAGAGGAGGCATACAGGACAGGAAGAGGCAAGATTCGTGTCCGCGCCGTAACAGATATAGAGCCTATGGCCAACGGCAAGAACAGAATTGTTGTTACAGAGCTTCCTTACATGGTCAACAAGGCTAAGCTTATAGAGAAGATAGCTGAGCTTGTAAGAGAGAAAAAGATAGATGGAATAACGGATCTTCGTGATGAGTCTGACAGAAGCGGTATGAGAATATCAATCGAGCTGAGAAGAGACGTTAATCCTAACATAGTGCTTAACCAGCTTTTTAAGCATACACAGATGCAGGATACATTTGGTGTTATTATGCTTGCACTTGTAGATAACCAGCCGAAAGTACTTAATCTTCTTGATATGCTGATATATTACCTCAGGCACCAGAAGGAAGTCATAACCAGAAGGACACAGTACGACCTCAACAAAGCAGAGGAGCGTGCACACATTTTACAGGGATTAATGATTGCTCTCGATAATATTGACAGAGTAATATCTATAATCCGTGGTTCGGAGAATGTACAGACAGCCAAGGAAAGCCTGATGAAAGAATTTGAACTTTCGGATGTTCAGGCACAGGCAATTGTAGACATGCGTCTGCGTGCTCTTACAGGTTTGGAAAGAGCCAAGCTGGAAGCAGAGTATGCTGAACTTATAAAGAAAATCGAGGAATATAAGGCAATACTTGCTGATGAGAAGAAGCTTCTCGGCGTAATCAGAACTGAGATTCTTGTTATAGCAGACAAATATGGTGATGACAGAAGAACATCTATCGGATTCGATGAGTTTGACATATCCATGGAAGATATAATTCCGGACGAACCGGTTGTTATTGCGAGAACTAACCTCGGATATATCAAGAGAATGACACTTGATAATTTCAAGGCACAGCATCGCGGCGGTAAGGGTATCAGGGGAATGCAGACAATTGATCAGGATTATATTGAAGACCTTTTCATGACAACGTCACATCATTATCTGATGTTCTTTACTAATACGGGAAGAGCTTACAGAATGAAGGCTTATGAGATTCCTGAGGCAGGAAGAACTGCAAGAGGAACTGCGGTAATCAACCTTCTGCAGCTTCAGCCGGGTGAGACTATAACTGCAGTCATACCTATAAGGGAATATAATGATAACAACTATCTGTTTATGGCAACACGTAACGGAATTGTCAAGAAGACCAAGGTTACTGAATATTCCAATATCAGGAAAAATGGCATTCAGGCGATAACAATACGTGACAATGACGAGCTTATAGAGGTTAAGCTTACTGATGACACCAAGGATATAATGCTCGTTACAAAGCTTGGTATGTGCATAAGATTTAAAGAAACTGATGTACGTCCTACAGGAAGAACGTCAATGGGTGTAATAGGAATGGATCTTATGGATGAAGACCAGGTAGTAGGCATGCAGATTGACAGTCAGGGAGATTCACTTCTTATAGTTTCGGAAAAAGGTCTCGGCAAGAGAACACTGATAGAAGAGTTTACAACACAGCACCGTGGCGGCAAGGGTGTGAAGTGTTATAAGATCAACGAAAAGACAGGTAATGTAGTCGGAGTTAAGGCTGTTGATGACACAAGAGAGATTATGCTCATAACAACAGAGGGCATAATTATCAGGATTAAGGCTCAGGATATATCAATACTTGGAAGAATAACATCAGGTGTCAAGCTGATTAATCTTGAAGATGGCGTAACTGTTGCATCTGTTTCAAAGGTCAGAAGAAAGCCACAGGATGGTGATGATCACGACGCAGACGGATTTGATGAAGAAGACGAGGAAGACAGCGAAGATGAGAACAATACAGACAACTGA
- a CDS encoding fumarate hydratase, with protein sequence MRTIQTTDITENIRQMCIEANHYLSDDMKQVFNKAVDNEESPLGRQVLEQLKENLEIASSDMIPICQDTGMAVIFMNVGQEVHFEGGSITDAVNEGVRQGYTEGYLRKSVVGDPIIRENTKDNTPAVIHYDIVPGDKVEITVAPKGFGSENMSRIFMLKPADGIEGVKEAILTAVKDAGPNACPPMVVGVGIGGTFEKCALLAKKALTRDLNCKSDIQYVNDLEEEMLDKINRLGIGPGGLGGTQTALAVNIETYPTHIAGLPVAVNICCHVNRHAHRVI encoded by the coding sequence ATGAGAACAATACAGACAACTGATATAACAGAGAACATCAGGCAGATGTGTATCGAAGCTAACCACTATCTGTCTGACGATATGAAGCAGGTCTTCAACAAAGCAGTTGATAACGAAGAATCACCTCTTGGAAGGCAGGTTCTTGAGCAGCTTAAGGAAAATCTTGAGATTGCATCATCAGATATGATTCCCATATGTCAGGATACCGGAATGGCAGTAATATTTATGAATGTCGGACAGGAAGTACATTTTGAGGGTGGCAGCATCACGGATGCTGTCAACGAAGGTGTGCGTCAGGGATATACCGAAGGCTACCTCAGAAAATCCGTAGTAGGAGATCCTATAATCAGGGAGAATACCAAAGACAATACGCCTGCGGTAATACACTATGACATAGTTCCCGGAGACAAGGTTGAGATAACAGTTGCACCTAAGGGATTCGGAAGCGAGAACATGAGCAGAATATTCATGCTTAAGCCGGCTGACGGAATAGAAGGCGTAAAAGAGGCAATACTTACAGCAGTAAAGGATGCCGGTCCTAATGCATGTCCACCTATGGTAGTGGGAGTTGGTATAGGCGGAACATTTGAAAAATGTGCACTGTTAGCGAAGAAAGCACTTACAAGAGACCTCAACTGCAAATCAGATATACAATATGTAAATGATCTTGAAGAAGAGATGCTTGATAAGATAAACAGACTCGGAATAGGTCCTGGAGGACTTGGAGGCACACAGACAGCTCTCGCTGTCAACATAGAGACATATCCGACCCATATAGCAGGCCTTCCGGTGGCAGTTAATATCTGTTGTCATGTCAACAGACATGCACACCGCGTAATCTAG
- a CDS encoding Fe-S-containing hydro-lyase — MDRYINAPLSDEDAAGLRAGDYVYITGTIYTARDAAHKRMAEALEKGTALPIDMNHNIIYYMGPSPAREGRPIGSAGPTTASRMDKYAPDLLDLGLKGMIGKGRRSQAVKDAIVRNKAVYFAAVGGAGALLSKRITSSRVIAYDDLGTEAIRELTVENFPVIVVIDSEGNNLYEMAAKQYCKM, encoded by the coding sequence ATGGACAGATATATAAATGCACCATTATCAGACGAAGATGCAGCCGGCTTAAGAGCAGGAGACTATGTATACATTACTGGAACTATATATACTGCAAGAGATGCAGCACATAAGAGAATGGCTGAAGCACTTGAAAAAGGAACTGCACTTCCTATAGATATGAACCATAACATCATATATTACATGGGACCATCCCCGGCAAGAGAAGGCCGTCCAATTGGTTCTGCAGGTCCTACCACGGCAAGCAGAATGGACAAATATGCGCCGGATCTGCTTGATCTCGGACTTAAGGGAATGATAGGCAAAGGCAGGAGAAGTCAGGCAGTTAAGGATGCCATTGTGCGCAACAAGGCAGTATATTTTGCAGCTGTAGGAGGAGCAGGAGCTTTACTATCAAAGAGAATCACGAGCTCCAGGGTGATAGCTTATGATGATCTCGGAACAGAAGCTATACGTGAGTTAACTGTAGAGAATTTTCCTGTAATAGTCGTTATAGACAGCGAAGGCAACAATCTCTATGAGATGGCAGCAAAACAATATTGCAAAATGTGA
- a CDS encoding acyltransferase, protein MVKNNSITFWRLAFTVLVALFHFLRLYDLNTGWYISVEFFFITSGFLLINTCDKKRNKAGISDSPWIYTKKRIARLYPMYLFCFILNFVIYSRILYPSVTSKMQALLESIYELIGIQMVGLNQDIYFNNVAWYVSALLIAGYFIYYMVLNHRKFYIQFVCPISVILIYSFYYRIYTGMEMWGDSIGFWQHDALLRALAGMNMGIMSYQLCNKIKDIRLTAFSEYLLDAAEIFSFLFIIIYTAIVHNTDNDYAMVIFMAVAVALAFGHRRFNSVFNNKLINYLSGLTYAMYLNHAILISVFKRFAPELNALTIAAFFAILLIMSVVSQFIVDKCVYICANIIKPKLIQKN, encoded by the coding sequence ATGGTTAAAAACAACAGTATTACATTCTGGAGACTGGCATTTACGGTACTAGTAGCACTGTTTCATTTTTTGCGTCTGTATGATCTTAATACGGGATGGTACATAAGCGTTGAATTCTTCTTTATTACATCGGGATTTCTTCTGATAAACACATGTGACAAAAAAAGAAACAAAGCAGGTATCAGTGACAGTCCATGGATATACACAAAAAAAAGGATAGCCAGGCTTTATCCGATGTATCTGTTCTGCTTCATTTTAAATTTTGTAATCTACTCAAGAATACTTTATCCATCAGTAACATCAAAGATGCAGGCACTTCTGGAATCAATATACGAATTAATAGGAATACAGATGGTGGGACTTAATCAGGATATATACTTTAATAATGTTGCCTGGTATGTGTCAGCTCTTCTTATAGCGGGTTATTTTATATATTACATGGTGCTTAATCACAGAAAGTTCTATATACAGTTCGTGTGCCCAATCTCAGTAATACTTATATACAGCTTTTATTATCGTATATATACCGGTATGGAGATGTGGGGAGATTCCATAGGTTTCTGGCAGCATGATGCACTTCTGCGTGCTCTTGCCGGCATGAACATGGGAATAATGTCATATCAGCTTTGCAATAAGATAAAAGATATAAGATTAACGGCGTTTTCTGAATATCTTCTTGATGCAGCTGAGATATTCAGCTTTTTATTCATAATAATATATACGGCAATAGTGCATAATACAGATAACGATTATGCAATGGTAATATTTATGGCAGTTGCGGTGGCTCTTGCATTTGGACACAGACGCTTTAATTCAGTATTCAACAACAAACTGATAAATTACCTGAGTGGGCTTACATATGCCATGTACCTTAATCATGCTATACTGATATCAGTATTCAAAAGATTTGCTCCGGAACTTAATGCACTTACTATTGCTGCATTCTTTGCAATATTGTTAATAATGTCCGTAGTTTCCCAATTTATTGTGGATAAATGCGTGTATATATGCGCTAATATAATAAAACCAAAATTAATTCAAAAAAATTAA